One window of Mycoplasma cottewii genomic DNA carries:
- the cypl gene encoding ABC transporter thiamine pyrophosphate-binding lipoprotein p37/Cypl: MKTNKLKMMLAMTGAITAGSIVPFAVSCTKKSTWQEIITIKNAWVNEGFLNTNLEKTFLQTLEDKFESFKNKDDSLKNFKKVKFKIGVDGDKKGYLSKLEKDTEGDDVFITNYSYYLNGLFIQDTNEVKSDLPFQLVSQASTLRFTWQDNVNEMYNKANGNKNDKILADAVKNNQKWIDETGKEYPEWNTIEKTKTNPNGTLDFDGSKYTNFYEKDKLSYVYRGAILISGKKAERDQITKQWNDKDFDNFIANGIVYEKDSSAGSFKYQAALIARHFDKDLKEVTKILKGEVEKYKKHIFKGVGAAKQLGKEVTVGSDKIIPRIGFDDEGAYNWTQSNPKKSKYQPKGFEFGKDKDYDNDVIRTLTFTNPAGYDVVLARKGLMTKQVELLSKALTSLSLDENTYGIYTGYNKFQNLTKEMFNNFIKLQAQAETTKDLVTKIDEAKL, translated from the coding sequence ATGAAAACAAACAAATTAAAAATGATGTTAGCTATGACAGGAGCAATAACTGCTGGATCAATTGTTCCTTTCGCTGTTTCATGTACTAAAAAATCAACATGACAAGAAATAATTACAATTAAAAATGCGTGAGTTAACGAAGGATTTTTAAATACAAATTTAGAAAAAACTTTTCTTCAAACTTTAGAAGATAAATTCGAAAGTTTTAAAAATAAAGATGATTCACTTAAAAATTTTAAAAAAGTAAAATTTAAAATAGGTGTAGATGGTGATAAAAAAGGTTATCTAAGTAAATTAGAAAAAGATACTGAAGGCGATGATGTATTTATTACTAACTATTCATATTATTTAAATGGATTATTTATTCAAGATACAAATGAAGTTAAATCTGATTTACCTTTCCAATTAGTTTCTCAAGCAAGTACATTAAGATTTACTTGACAAGATAATGTAAATGAAATGTATAACAAAGCTAATGGAAATAAAAATGACAAAATACTAGCAGATGCTGTTAAAAATAATCAAAAATGAATTGATGAAACAGGAAAAGAATATCCTGAATGAAATACAATTGAAAAAACAAAAACTAATCCAAATGGTACTTTAGATTTTGATGGTTCTAAATATACTAATTTCTATGAAAAAGATAAACTTTCATATGTATATCGTGGAGCAATTCTAATTTCAGGAAAAAAAGCAGAACGTGATCAAATCACTAAACAATGAAATGATAAAGATTTTGATAATTTTATAGCAAACGGTATTGTTTATGAAAAAGATTCAAGCGCAGGAAGCTTTAAATATCAAGCTGCTTTAATAGCACGTCATTTTGATAAAGATTTAAAAGAAGTTACCAAAATTTTAAAAGGTGAAGTTGAAAAATACAAAAAACACATTTTTAAAGGAGTAGGTGCTGCAAAACAATTAGGTAAAGAAGTAACAGTTGGTTCTGACAAAATAATTCCAAGAATTGGTTTTGATGATGAAGGAGCTTACAACTGAACTCAATCAAATCCTAAAAAATCAAAATATCAACCAAAAGGATTTGAGTTTGGAAAAGACAAAGACTATGATAATGATGTTATAAGAACATTAACATTTACAAATCCGGCTGGATATGATGTTGTTTTAGCTAGAAAAGGATTAATGACTAAACAAGTTGAACTTCTATCTAAAGCATTAACTTCATTATCATTAGATGAAAACACATACGGAATTTACACAGGTTACAACAAATTCCAAAACTTAACAAAAGAAATGTTTAATAATTTTATTAAATTACAGGCTCAAGCAGAAACAACAAAAGATTTAGTAACTAAAATTGATGAAGCTAAACTTTAA
- a CDS encoding TIGR04554 family membrane protein, whose product MNTLLVTAEILGKDIKPVAIIALLLSLLVFGIFSFLVYKNKAKIGEQKSIVTVAINYIIVLIALILASVAISKYNSPGFGDLLSNNLPATLRGLAYSGLVFSLIGSGMTIYLNSKWK is encoded by the coding sequence ATGAATACATTATTAGTTACTGCTGAAATACTTGGAAAAGATATAAAACCTGTAGCTATTATTGCTTTACTTTTATCTTTACTAGTTTTTGGTATTTTTTCATTTTTAGTTTATAAAAACAAAGCAAAAATTGGAGAACAAAAAAGCATAGTTACTGTAGCAATAAATTACATCATCGTTTTAATAGCATTAATTTTAGCTTCTGTTGCTATATCAAAATACAATAGTCCTGGATTTGGAGATTTATTATCAAACAATCTTCCAGCAACACTTAGAGGTTTAGCTTATTCGGGTCTAGTTTTCTCACTAATTGGATCAGGAATGACAATTTATTTAAACTCAAAATGAAAATAG
- a CDS encoding HU family DNA-binding protein, producing MTKKDLIDEIIINENISKVDAEKVVNRLFEAISNHLASGEEVSVAGFGKFSISERTEREGINPSTGEKIKISASKSAKFKPAKQLKESLNA from the coding sequence ATGACAAAAAAAGATTTAATTGATGAAATTATTATTAATGAAAACATTTCAAAAGTAGATGCTGAAAAAGTTGTTAATAGACTATTTGAAGCAATTTCAAATCACTTAGCAAGTGGAGAAGAAGTTTCGGTTGCTGGATTTGGTAAATTCTCAATTTCTGAAAGAACAGAACGTGAAGGAATTAACCCATCAACAGGAGAAAAAATTAAAATCTCTGCTTCAAAATCAGCTAAATTTAAACCAGCTAAACAATTAAAAGAATCATTAAACGCATAA
- a CDS encoding DnaD family protein, translating to MIEQLLEKGIVSKKKLLLEYYKKINLTDNQLLIVLMIMHINDQTRKMVTPTLLSQYMNMNVDDIENELQGLVDNDLIDIKPRYIDFSKLFEKLSNASANFYKIQDNKEFLDSVDQKLNFKLNEEEKLNILSLTSQDITKNSY from the coding sequence ATGATTGAACAACTACTAGAAAAAGGTATAGTTTCTAAGAAAAAACTTTTATTAGAGTACTATAAAAAAATCAACTTAACAGATAATCAGTTGTTAATCGTTTTAATGATCATGCATATAAATGATCAAACTAGAAAAATGGTAACACCTACTCTTTTAAGTCAATATATGAATATGAATGTTGATGATATAGAAAACGAATTACAAGGTCTTGTTGATAATGATCTAATTGATATAAAACCTAGATATATTGATTTTAGTAAGTTGTTTGAAAAATTATCAAATGCTTCAGCTAACTTTTATAAAATTCAAGATAATAAAGAATTTTTAGATTCAGTAGATCAAAAACTTAACTTTAAACTTAATGAAGAAGAAAAACTAAATATTTTATCTTTAACTAGTCAAGATATTACAAAAAACAGTTATTAG
- the der gene encoding ribosome biogenesis GTPase Der produces MKKGIVAIVGRPNVGKSSLFNRIIREKKSIVEDTPGVTRDRIYGNAEWLTREFIVIDTGGITLKDEQFTREIKVQAEIAMQEADVIVFVLDSQQGITNEDKIVAKMLYKTKKPVVLVANKYDKKQTGVESYEYLSLGFDQAVMVSSTHGIGIGDLLDRVINLMPKNESNIKDDSTRIAIIGRPNVGKSSLVNSLVGEERMIVSDIAGTTLDAVDTKFKYHHKEYTLIDTAGIRRKSKIYEGIEKYSYLRSLSTINNSDVVLLMIDASKSITDQDTNIGGLAFEEKKPIIIVANKWDLVKNKEEQLLKKEEEIRAYFKYLQYAKIIFISALDKTRINKIIDSIEEIKESLSTKIKTHVLNEVLNRAQLINPAPEHNGGRLKIYYANQVDAYLPTFVLFVNNPSFVHFSYKRFIENQIRLQFGFEGVPINIIFRERK; encoded by the coding sequence ATGAAAAAAGGAATTGTAGCAATTGTAGGAAGACCAAATGTTGGTAAATCTAGTTTATTTAATAGAATAATTAGAGAAAAAAAATCTATTGTTGAAGACACACCAGGTGTAACAAGAGATAGAATTTATGGTAATGCTGAATGATTAACTAGAGAATTTATAGTTATTGATACTGGAGGTATTACTTTAAAAGACGAACAATTTACAAGAGAAATTAAAGTTCAAGCTGAAATTGCAATGCAAGAAGCTGATGTAATTGTTTTTGTTTTAGACTCTCAACAAGGTATTACTAATGAAGATAAAATCGTAGCTAAAATGTTATACAAAACTAAAAAACCTGTTGTTTTAGTTGCTAATAAATATGATAAAAAACAAACTGGAGTTGAAAGCTATGAATATTTAAGTTTAGGTTTTGATCAAGCTGTAATGGTGTCATCAACTCATGGAATTGGAATTGGAGATTTATTAGATAGAGTAATTAATCTAATGCCTAAAAATGAATCAAATATTAAAGATGATTCAACTAGAATTGCAATTATAGGACGTCCTAATGTAGGAAAATCTAGTTTAGTTAACTCACTAGTTGGTGAAGAAAGAATGATTGTAAGTGATATTGCAGGAACAACACTTGATGCAGTTGATACTAAATTTAAATATCACCATAAAGAATATACTTTAATTGATACTGCTGGAATTAGAAGAAAATCTAAAATATATGAAGGTATTGAAAAATATAGTTATTTAAGATCTTTATCAACTATTAATAATAGTGATGTTGTTTTATTAATGATCGATGCATCAAAAAGCATAACTGATCAAGATACAAATATTGGTGGATTAGCTTTTGAAGAAAAAAAACCAATTATTATTGTTGCTAACAAATGAGATCTAGTTAAAAATAAAGAAGAACAATTATTAAAAAAAGAAGAAGAAATCAGAGCTTATTTTAAATACTTACAATATGCTAAAATCATTTTCATTTCAGCATTAGATAAAACTAGAATCAATAAAATTATTGATTCAATTGAAGAAATTAAAGAATCATTGTCAACTAAAATTAAAACTCATGTTTTAAATGAAGTTTTAAATAGAGCTCAATTAATTAATCCAGCTCCTGAACATAACGGTGGAAGATTAAAAATTTATTATGCTAATCAAGTTGATGCTTATCTACCTACTTTTGTTTTATTTGTTAATAATCCAAGCTTTGTTCATTTTTCATATAAACGTTTTATAGAAAATCAAATAAGATTACAATTTGGTTTTGAAGGTGTACCAATTAATATAATTTTTAGAGAAAGAAAATAA
- the cmk gene encoding (d)CMP kinase produces the protein MKKLIVAVDGTSGSGKSVTFKKIADIVDYQFIDTGLMYRALTWFCLDQKIDHTDPNQVIKLLDKFDYKVDKDDVFVNNINVTNSLQNNEIINIINYITPIKEVREFMVEKQRDMVKNGGYIEIGRDITSVVLPNADLKIYLDSSIESRAQRRYHQNIKNNIIGKTYDEIKSDLEKRDHTDKTRLTGPLVLVDDAWYIDNSNLTIDQVVDLVVNKIKQLEREK, from the coding sequence ATGAAGAAATTAATTGTTGCTGTTGATGGAACTAGTGGAAGCGGTAAATCAGTTACATTTAAAAAGATAGCTGATATTGTTGATTATCAATTTATTGACACTGGTTTAATGTATCGTGCTTTAACTTGATTTTGTTTAGATCAAAAAATAGATCATACCGATCCAAATCAAGTTATAAAATTATTAGATAAATTTGATTATAAAGTAGATAAAGATGATGTTTTTGTAAATAATATTAATGTAACAAATTCACTTCAAAATAATGAAATAATTAATATTATAAATTACATAACTCCAATTAAAGAAGTTAGAGAATTTATGGTTGAAAAACAACGTGATATGGTTAAAAATGGTGGATATATTGAAATAGGACGAGATATCACAAGTGTAGTTTTACCTAATGCTGATTTAAAAATATATTTAGATTCATCAATTGAATCAAGAGCTCAACGTCGATATCATCAAAACATAAAAAATAATATTATTGGTAAAACATATGATGAAATTAAAAGTGATTTAGAAAAAAGAGATCACACTGATAAAACTAGATTAACTGGACCATTGGTTTTAGTTGATGATGCTTGATATATAGATAATTCAAATCTAACTATTGATCAAGTTGTAGATTTAGTAGTAAATAAAATTAAACAATTAGAAAGAGAAAAATAA
- a CDS encoding glycerol-3-phosphate dehydrogenase: MSKNITIIGCDDYATSLANVLADNHHKVIIYTNDEDIADQINYEHKNSKFLNDLKINQNIKATDCIVASLENCEVLVLASKKDQNLIQEIINYAKRKMIIVDAYPSLKDDLTSFSTDIINIFKTNDILKDYAVIFGANKASEIVKKQPTCFNVCSTDIKSAKSVANIFDNEYFNCLISQNILSCEIANSFSKVFALCGGILTGLECSINTCSSLFTIIVESIDQVMKNFNNYSKDSFLNFATLSSFLKSYYDNESLEFKLGLMISKLNDTQKAIEELNYNIENLNILINVEKMCKTIKKPLIFFILINKILYNNNRPISLLNKVFTAFKL, from the coding sequence ATGAGTAAAAATATAACTATCATTGGATGTGATGATTATGCAACTAGTTTAGCTAATGTTTTAGCTGATAATCATCATAAAGTGATAATTTATACAAATGATGAAGATATTGCTGATCAAATTAACTATGAACATAAAAATTCAAAGTTTTTAAATGATTTAAAAATCAATCAAAACATAAAAGCTACAGATTGCATAGTAGCTAGTTTAGAAAATTGTGAAGTTTTAGTTTTAGCTAGTAAAAAAGATCAGAATTTAATTCAAGAAATTATCAATTATGCTAAAAGAAAAATGATAATAGTTGATGCTTATCCTAGTTTAAAAGATGATTTAACTTCATTTTCAACTGATATTATAAATATTTTTAAAACTAATGATATTTTAAAAGATTATGCAGTTATTTTTGGAGCTAATAAAGCAAGTGAAATAGTAAAAAAACAACCTACTTGTTTTAATGTGTGTTCAACTGATATTAAATCAGCTAAAAGTGTAGCTAATATTTTTGATAACGAGTATTTTAATTGTTTAATTTCACAGAATATCTTAAGTTGTGAAATTGCAAATAGTTTTAGTAAAGTTTTTGCATTATGTGGTGGAATTTTAACTGGATTAGAATGTAGTATAAATACTTGTTCAAGTTTGTTTACTATAATAGTTGAATCAATTGATCAAGTTATGAAAAACTTTAATAATTATTCAAAAGATAGTTTTTTAAATTTTGCAACACTTTCAAGTTTTTTAAAAAGTTATTATGATAATGAATCTTTAGAATTTAAATTAGGTTTAATGATATCAAAACTTAATGATACACAAAAAGCTATAGAAGAATTGAACTACAACATAGAAAATTTAAATATATTAATAAATGTTGAAAAAATGTGTAAAACCATCAAAAAACCCCTTATTTTCTTTATATTGATAAATAAAATTTTATATAATAATAACAGGCCGATATCACTTTTAAATAAAGTTTTTACAGCCTTTAAACTATAA
- a CDS encoding PhnE/PtxC family ABC transporter permease translates to MRTKRDNKKQTVVKQSNFFKYRYINFDTNTTTSWKFHSIYYHIFAFILIAIVAWAFYTHSSGIRFYNFNKTFKQILNILSFGNKNFESAGRASGEYTNLFVDSLKYLWITIKFALVGTFIGFLFALVTAYFSFAKTTNKITSTLLSFIILFLRSIPELVFIKLITGSVRNEFSLLFVYIWFTWLWLHKYYFEMLNSIDLEWYINSINHGNSKTRAFFKEIYPRIKNRIVALFIFSFESNIRWASILGALSLPGIGKLIYYASQTAANFDQLAVPLTVLMVFILILELLNYLFKKHLVEAKTKVIKQRNETKIQYYNRLTKKVNFNKWIIVSIFLFVFIVSIYTLSTTQLSLFDLSSLKEFLRDFFNPDFSKFSFLTKDANFNPILLFWNSFSFSLACISLCFILTLFLIRVQCLSLNNRAKVILFRSINVFIRLIPTIVYYYVFLFIFENDLTLLIIAIVLHQSSSQTKQLVEVIDNLDQEIIKNLKMQGYSNNQIFIRYVLPSIKVEYISLLTFYFELIFRSSITYSILTQGRLLIGSNIDHYLDPRFNNGIRIALAYVWLSTFYIIFINLISKLIIKTIKNKIKQIIYDLFFVYIRQYLLIYIWDKIIRD, encoded by the coding sequence ATGAGAACTAAAAGAGATAATAAAAAACAAACAGTAGTAAAGCAATCAAATTTCTTTAAATATAGGTATATAAATTTTGATACTAATACAACTACTTCATGAAAATTTCATAGTATTTATTATCATATTTTCGCTTTCATTTTAATAGCTATTGTAGCATGAGCTTTTTATACTCATTCAAGTGGTATTAGATTTTATAATTTTAATAAAACTTTTAAACAAATATTAAATATACTTTCTTTTGGTAACAAAAACTTTGAAAGTGCTGGCCGAGCTAGTGGTGAGTATACAAATTTATTTGTTGACTCATTAAAATATTTATGAATAACAATTAAGTTTGCTTTAGTTGGAACTTTTATAGGATTTCTATTCGCTTTAGTTACTGCATATTTTTCATTTGCAAAAACAACTAATAAAATAACATCAACGTTATTAAGTTTTATAATTTTATTTTTAAGATCTATTCCTGAACTAGTATTTATTAAACTAATTACAGGTTCAGTTAGAAATGAATTTAGTTTATTGTTTGTTTATATTTGATTTACTTGGTTGTGGCTTCACAAGTATTATTTTGAAATGCTAAATTCAATAGATCTAGAATGATACATAAATTCTATAAATCATGGAAATAGTAAAACTAGAGCATTTTTTAAAGAAATTTATCCTAGAATAAAAAATAGAATTGTTGCTTTATTTATATTTTCATTTGAATCAAATATTAGATGAGCTTCAATATTAGGTGCACTTTCACTACCAGGAATAGGAAAATTAATTTATTATGCTTCTCAAACAGCAGCTAATTTTGATCAACTAGCAGTACCTCTAACAGTTTTAATGGTATTTATTTTAATATTAGAACTTTTAAATTACCTATTTAAAAAACATTTAGTTGAAGCAAAAACAAAAGTTATTAAACAAAGAAATGAAACAAAAATACAATATTACAATCGTCTAACAAAAAAAGTTAATTTCAATAAGTGAATAATCGTATCAATATTTTTATTTGTATTTATTGTTTCAATTTATACATTATCAACAACTCAACTTTCTTTATTTGATTTAAGTTCATTAAAAGAGTTTTTAAGAGATTTTTTCAATCCAGATTTCTCTAAATTTAGTTTCTTAACAAAAGATGCTAATTTCAATCCAATATTATTATTTTGAAATTCATTTTCATTTAGTTTAGCTTGTATAAGTTTATGTTTTATACTAACTCTATTTTTAATAAGAGTTCAGTGTTTATCATTAAATAATAGAGCAAAAGTAATACTATTTAGATCAATAAACGTTTTTATCAGATTAATTCCTACAATTGTTTATTATTATGTATTTTTATTTATTTTTGAAAATGATTTAACTTTACTTATAATAGCTATAGTGTTACATCAATCTTCAAGTCAAACAAAACAATTAGTTGAAGTTATAGATAATTTAGATCAAGAAATAATAAAGAATTTGAAAATGCAAGGTTATAGCAATAATCAAATATTTATTAGATATGTTCTACCTTCTATTAAAGTTGAATATATTTCATTATTAACATTTTATTTTGAATTAATTTTTAGAAGCTCTATAACTTATTCAATACTAACTCAAGGACGATTATTAATTGGATCAAATATAGATCATTATTTAGATCCAAGATTTAACAATGGTATTAGAATAGCTTTAGCTTATGTATGATTAAGTACATTTTATATAATCTTTATAAATTTAATTTCTAAATTAATTATTAAAACAATTAAAAATAAGATTAAACAAATCATTTATGATTTGTTTTTTGTTTATATAAGACAATATCTTTTAATCTATATTTGAGATAAAATAATAAGAGATTAA
- a CDS encoding DivIVA domain-containing protein: MSKKFTISQIQNKKFNIVYKGYKAEEVNDFLDEIISDYMYFEQKIHDLKNELDAANEKLENISNKNDAILVEIQEYRKQNWDLMKNTFGDADIIKRISRIENNLVENEQRLKKIDEIYTLLANKK; this comes from the coding sequence ATGTCGAAAAAATTTACTATTAGTCAAATTCAAAACAAAAAATTTAATATAGTTTATAAAGGTTATAAAGCTGAAGAAGTTAATGATTTTTTAGATGAAATAATTTCAGATTATATGTATTTTGAACAAAAGATTCACGATTTAAAAAATGAATTAGATGCAGCTAATGAAAAATTAGAAAATATTTCAAATAAAAATGATGCTATTTTAGTTGAAATTCAAGAATATCGTAAACAAAACTGAGATTTAATGAAAAACACTTTTGGGGACGCAGATATTATTAAAAGAATTTCAAGAATTGAAAATAACTTAGTTGAAAATGAACAAAGACTTAAAAAGATAGATGAAATCTATACTTTATTGGCTAATAAAAAGTAA